GGCCGGGGGTGGGGCGAGAAACCGTCTCCTGGTAGCCCTTTTAAAGGAGGTCCTTCCCATAGAGGTTATGGACAACCCCAAGGTGCGGGAGCCTTTGGCCTTTGCTCTACTGGCCTACCTTTACGTTCGGGGTGAGGTGAACGTCTTGGGGCGGGCCACGGGGGGACGGGATGTGCGCGCAGGTCAGGTGGTAGAACCCTTTTGACGGAGGCACCATGACCTTGGAAGGCCGAATCCTCACGGAACGAGGTTTTGTGGAAGGGAAGCTGTACTTCTCCTCTCACATCGAGGCCTTGGAGGAGAGGGAGGTGGGGGGACCCTATGTCCTTCCCGGCTTTTTGGACCTTCATGTCCATGGGGGAGGGGGGGCGGACGCCATGGAGGGCAAAGAGGCCGTCTTGGCCATGGCCCGCTTCCATCTCCGCCACGGCACCACCGGTCTGCTTCCCACCACTGTCACCGCTCCGATAGGAGACCTAAAGCGGGCCCTAGAGGGACTGCGCGAAGCCATTGGGGCCTGCCAGGCCCTTCTTGGGGTTCACCTGGAGGGTCCTTTCCTCAGCCCGAGGCGGCTTGGAGCCCAGCCCCCCTTTCCCCGCTTACCGGATCTGGACCTCATGGAGGAACTCCTGGCCCTGGCCCCGGTGCGGGTGGTTACCCTAGCCCCTGAGCTCCCCGGGTCCTTAGAGCTGGTCCGGTTTCTGGCGGAGAGGGGAGTGCGGGTCCAGCTGGGCCATACCGCCGCCAGTTACGAGGAGGGTCTAGCTGCCCTAGAGGCCGGTGCCTCGGGCTTTACCCACCTCTACAACGCCATGACCGGCCTGCACCACCGGGAGCCTGGGGTGGTGGGGCTTGCCCTGGAACGGGGGATGTGGGCCGAGGTAATCCCCGATGGGTTGCATGTGCACGTGGCGGCCCTCCGCTTGGCCCTGAAGGCTATTCCTGGCCTTTACTTTGTCAGCGATGCGGTGGCGGCAGCGGGGATGCCAGACGGGTTCTACGCCTTGGGGGCCCATCGGGTGGAGAAGCGGGGGGAGGGGGTGTGGCTAGGGGAAAGCCTGGCGGGGAGTGCCCTTACCCTAGACCAGGCTTTAAGGAACCTGGTGGCCTGGGGTTTCCCTCTGGAGGAGGTGGCCCGGAGGCTTTCCACCTGGCCTGCCCGGTATCTTGGCCTTAAGGATAGGGGAGAGATTGCTTTGGGGAAGCGGGCCGACCTAGTGGTGCTGGACGAGGGGCTTAGGGTACAGGCGGTTTACCTGGCGGGGAAGCGGGTAGCCTAATATCACCCCATGGGGGCCCCGGTAGAAAGTCCCGGAGGGGTTATTGGAGCTTAGGAGCGAAAGTTGTTCTTGGGCTCACAAGGTTGGCTTTTGTTAGCCCCTTGACTTAAAGGAAATCCCCTTGATACACTCGGGGCTGGCACTTGGAGAGGTGCCCGAGTGGCTGAAGGGACACGACTGGAAATCGTGTAGGCGGGCTTAAACCTGCCTCGCGGGTTCGAATCCCGCCCTCTCCGCCAAGCTTGCCCTCGGCCCTGGTGCCGGGGTTTTTTGCTGAGCGGGGAAAGGCCCCCACCTCGAGGGGGATATCATGGGGAGCGTGGTGCGCTTCCGCAGGGAAGGCCTGCGCCTGGACCAGGCGGTGGCCGAGGTCTGCGGCGTGAGCCGGGCCAAGGCCCAAGACTGGATCGCCCGGGGCCTGGTGCGGGTGGGGGAACAGGTGGTGGTCAAACCCGCCTATCGCCTGAAGGGCGAGGAGGTGGTGGTGAAGCCCCTGGAGGAGCGTCCCCTGGTGGTGCCGGAGGACTTCGCCTTGCCCGTCCTTTACGAGGACGAGGACCTCCTGGTCCTGAACAAACCCCCGGGGCTCTTAAGCCACCCCGCGCCGGGGGTCTACACCGGCACGGTGGTGAACGCCCTCTTGGGGCGCTACTTCCCCCCTCCCGAGGGCGAGATGCCCCCCGAGAGGGTACGCCCGGGCATCGTTCACCGCTTGGACAAGGATACGAGCGGGGTTCTGGTGGTGGCCAAGGGCCCTGGGGCCCTCGAGGCCCTTTCCCGGGCGTTCCGCGACCGGATGGTCATGAAGCGGTACCTGGCCCTCACCGAAGGCCATCCCAGGGAGGGCACCCTCATCGCCCCCATCGGCCGTCACCCCGTGGAGCGGCACAAGATGCACGTGGGCGGGGTGGCCCCCCGGTATGCGGAGACCGAGTTCCAGATCCTGGGCCGGGCCGGGGCCTACGCCTTGGTGGAGGCGAGGCCCCACACGGGCCGCACCCACCAGATCCGGG
The sequence above is drawn from the Thermus islandicus DSM 21543 genome and encodes:
- the nagA gene encoding N-acetylglucosamine-6-phosphate deacetylase — its product is MTLEGRILTERGFVEGKLYFSSHIEALEEREVGGPYVLPGFLDLHVHGGGGADAMEGKEAVLAMARFHLRHGTTGLLPTTVTAPIGDLKRALEGLREAIGACQALLGVHLEGPFLSPRRLGAQPPFPRLPDLDLMEELLALAPVRVVTLAPELPGSLELVRFLAERGVRVQLGHTAASYEEGLAALEAGASGFTHLYNAMTGLHHREPGVVGLALERGMWAEVIPDGLHVHVAALRLALKAIPGLYFVSDAVAAAGMPDGFYALGAHRVEKRGEGVWLGESLAGSALTLDQALRNLVAWGFPLEEVARRLSTWPARYLGLKDRGEIALGKRADLVVLDEGLRVQAVYLAGKRVA
- a CDS encoding RluA family pseudouridine synthase — encoded protein: MVRFRREGLRLDQAVAEVCGVSRAKAQDWIARGLVRVGEQVVVKPAYRLKGEEVVVKPLEERPLVVPEDFALPVLYEDEDLLVLNKPPGLLSHPAPGVYTGTVVNALLGRYFPPPEGEMPPERVRPGIVHRLDKDTSGVLVVAKGPGALEALSRAFRDRMVMKRYLALTEGHPREGTLIAPIGRHPVERHKMHVGGVAPRYAETEFQILGRAGAYALVEARPHTGRTHQIRVHLKYLRAPVLGDELYGRKSPYIPRQALHAYELRLPHPRTGRVLEFLAPVPRDMVEAWRALGGEWPEGVALAEDPV